In one window of Onychomys torridus chromosome 5, mOncTor1.1, whole genome shotgun sequence DNA:
- the C5H6orf201 gene encoding uncharacterized protein C6orf201 homolog translates to MGTANNSPSATNLFEEMKNYTQPDVLCHTFDLLSNLHKLLPNHLVEVLHSYRSEDDKIKCENSEFSGLEKILARHQLPKEVSLTPKPSKMPSWKRKTINNISGNWRKCHMWKKNTYEPPMCTIIVRWAKKNLQPSEDLKSVMQRLSALGPIISVTPCGRQSAVVVYKDTTSACKAVSAFQKMSAGTMFQCSWQHRFMSKKSFHPLFCNFP, encoded by the exons ATGGGAACAGCCAACAACAGTCCATCAGCCACAAACCTCTtcgaggaaatgaaaaattacacCCAGCCTGATGTCCTGTGTCACACGTTTGACCTCCTCTCCAACCTTCACAAGTTGCTCCCAAATCATCTGGTAGAAGTGCTTCATTCCTACAGAAGTGAAGACGACAAAATTAAAT GTGAGAATTCCGAATTCTCGGGTTTGGAAAAGATTTTAGCAAGACATCAGTTGCCGAAAGAGGTTAGTCTGACTCCAAAGCCCAGCAAAATGCCctcatggaaaagaaaaactatcaaCAATATAAGCGGCAACTGGAGGAAATGTCACATGTGGAAGAAAAACACATACGAGCCACCCATGTGCACAATCATTGTTAG GTGGGCAAAAAAGAACTTGCAACCCTCCGAGGACCTCAAGTCAGTGATGCAAAGACTGTCCGCACTAGGCCCAATTATCTCAGTCACTCCTTGTGGACGACAAAGTGCTGTTGTCGTGTACAAAGATACGACCTCGGCTTGCAAGGCTGTGAGTGCTTTTCAGAAAATGTCTGCAGGCACAATGTTCCAGTGCTCATGGCAGCATCGATTCATGTCAAAAAAG tctttccatcccctcttctgcaaCTTCCCCTGA